A single genomic interval of Adhaeribacter pallidiroseus harbors:
- a CDS encoding DUF1080 domain-containing protein has protein sequence MKKLPLLLLSSLLLLGSVQAQTKTDNRTTSTRIADVLAMFPAQNAEQLATNMNEVVALGEAGLVDMAKMLVPPGQGDNTKVQYALAGFSYYVAQGNRENLRAMTANAYVKALDQVTDPVNKTFLIFQLQMVGKDEAVAALVKNLGNDQICGPAARALVKINTASAKSALLTALSQAQGSCQLSLVEALGDSKDAAAVSAISKIASSASDPKAKKVALFALANIGDPSAEPVLAAEAEKAGYAYQNANATAAYLRWAETMLAAGNKAPVEKMAQTLISRATQENQVPTRIAALNYLVDVQGEQSLPTLLDAVKDKNQAYRVAALNRAVEFKNTGTDQWLTALKKADPAAKADIINMLGRKGDAAALPAILKATKNKNRNIKVAAITAAGKIGQEGALPAILKAMRKGDSTVVKAAQTAILTTKGTNVVPQVSQALPKMNETAQAALLEVLGSRKATEQINVVLDEAKSKNPAVELAALTALKDMAAQENLSSLYPLLLAADRPEEVTVMQEAIYNAVKGESDKAKQTETILQQMGQAPADKKALYYAVLAKIGDKKALQTVVADFKSGNEETKKAAFAALGTWSDFSAANELYNIAQTDPNSPYFDQALRGYVKQVSSAKFPAEQKLLLLTKVMDIAKTSEQKSVILREVGKSPTYLALQLAGKYLDDAALKQVAADAVTSIALGNKNIYGQDVRDLLNKAMSAMQGAEVEYTKANVRKLIDEMPKEAGFVSLFNGKDLTGWKGLVADPIKRSKMDAKTLAAAQQKADEQMRQDWQVKNGEIVFVGKGYDNLTTVKKYGDIEMLVDWKIYDDGKKQGDAGIYLRGTPQVQMWDTARVKDGAQVGSGGLYNNKVNPSKPLKVADNPLGEWNNFRILMQGDRVTVYLNGELVTDNVILENFWDAKLPIFSEEQIELQAHGSPVGYRNLYIHEIPRPKPYELSAAEKKEGFKVLFDGTNMHEWQGNTTDYTIEKGTMAVSPKPGSRGNLYTKEEYSDFVFRFEFQLTPGANNGLGIRAPMEGDNAYNGIELQILDDGADIYKALEKYQYHGSAYGVLPAKRGALKPVGEWNYQEVIVQGPKIKVILNGTTILDGDLTEARKNGTLDHKDHPGIHRNSGYIGFLGHGSTLAFRNIRIKDLSKKVALK, from the coding sequence TAACCGACCCAGTTAACAAAACTTTTTTAATTTTTCAGCTGCAAATGGTCGGGAAAGACGAAGCAGTGGCGGCTTTGGTTAAAAATTTAGGCAATGATCAGATATGCGGTCCGGCTGCCCGGGCTTTGGTTAAAATAAATACCGCCAGCGCTAAGTCGGCTTTGTTGACGGCTTTATCGCAAGCCCAGGGCAGTTGCCAGTTATCGTTAGTAGAAGCCTTAGGCGATTCCAAAGACGCCGCGGCAGTATCCGCTATCAGCAAAATAGCCAGTAGCGCCAGCGATCCTAAAGCTAAGAAAGTAGCGCTGTTTGCCTTGGCGAACATTGGAGATCCGTCGGCAGAACCCGTATTAGCCGCTGAAGCCGAAAAAGCGGGTTATGCATACCAGAATGCCAATGCTACCGCTGCTTACTTACGTTGGGCCGAAACCATGCTGGCCGCTGGTAACAAAGCGCCCGTAGAGAAAATGGCGCAAACCTTAATTAGTAGAGCAACTCAGGAAAACCAGGTGCCTACCCGCATTGCCGCTTTAAATTATTTAGTAGACGTGCAGGGCGAGCAAAGTTTACCAACTTTGTTAGACGCGGTAAAAGATAAAAACCAGGCTTACCGGGTAGCGGCTTTAAACCGGGCGGTAGAATTTAAAAATACCGGCACCGACCAATGGCTAACCGCTTTGAAAAAAGCCGATCCGGCGGCCAAAGCCGATATTATTAACATGCTGGGTCGGAAAGGCGATGCCGCGGCATTACCCGCTATTTTAAAAGCAACCAAAAACAAAAACAGAAATATTAAAGTAGCCGCTATTACCGCTGCGGGTAAAATAGGGCAGGAGGGAGCTTTGCCGGCTATTTTAAAGGCCATGCGCAAAGGCGATTCTACCGTGGTAAAAGCAGCACAAACCGCTATTCTTACCACTAAAGGCACTAACGTTGTGCCACAGGTAAGCCAGGCATTACCCAAAATGAACGAAACAGCGCAAGCCGCTTTACTCGAAGTTTTAGGTTCCCGCAAAGCGACCGAACAAATTAACGTAGTACTGGACGAAGCCAAAAGCAAAAATCCGGCGGTAGAGCTGGCCGCTTTAACGGCTTTAAAGGACATGGCCGCTCAAGAGAATCTTTCTTCTTTGTATCCTTTATTACTAGCTGCTGATCGCCCGGAAGAAGTAACTGTGATGCAGGAAGCCATCTACAACGCCGTAAAAGGAGAAAGCGATAAAGCTAAGCAAACCGAAACCATTCTGCAGCAAATGGGGCAGGCTCCTGCGGATAAAAAAGCCTTGTACTACGCGGTTCTGGCCAAAATTGGCGATAAAAAAGCGTTACAAACCGTAGTAGCTGATTTTAAATCCGGTAACGAGGAAACCAAGAAAGCGGCTTTCGCGGCTTTAGGTACCTGGTCCGATTTCAGCGCGGCCAATGAATTATACAACATCGCCCAAACTGATCCCAATTCACCTTATTTCGACCAAGCTTTACGCGGTTACGTGAAGCAGGTAAGTTCCGCTAAATTTCCGGCCGAGCAAAAGCTATTACTTTTAACTAAAGTAATGGACATTGCGAAAACCAGCGAACAAAAAAGCGTTATCCTGCGCGAAGTAGGCAAAAGCCCCACCTATTTAGCTTTACAACTAGCCGGTAAGTACCTCGACGATGCCGCTTTAAAGCAAGTAGCCGCCGATGCCGTTACCAGTATTGCTTTGGGCAACAAAAATATCTACGGTCAGGATGTCCGGGATTTGCTGAATAAAGCCATGAGCGCCATGCAAGGTGCCGAAGTAGAATACACCAAAGCCAACGTCCGTAAATTAATCGACGAAATGCCGAAAGAAGCCGGTTTTGTATCGCTATTTAACGGCAAAGATTTAACTGGCTGGAAAGGCCTGGTAGCCGATCCTATTAAACGGTCTAAGATGGATGCGAAAACCTTAGCCGCTGCCCAGCAAAAAGCCGACGAGCAAATGCGTCAGGACTGGCAGGTAAAGAACGGCGAAATCGTGTTTGTGGGCAAAGGCTACGATAACCTGACTACGGTTAAAAAATACGGCGATATCGAAATGCTGGTGGATTGGAAAATCTACGACGATGGCAAAAAACAAGGTGACGCCGGTATTTACCTGCGCGGCACGCCGCAAGTGCAAATGTGGGACACGGCCCGGGTGAAAGATGGCGCTCAGGTTGGGTCTGGCGGTTTGTACAATAATAAAGTAAACCCCAGCAAACCTTTGAAAGTAGCTGATAATCCTTTGGGCGAATGGAATAACTTCCGGATACTAATGCAAGGCGACCGCGTTACCGTGTACCTGAACGGTGAGCTAGTTACCGACAATGTGATTTTGGAAAACTTCTGGGATGCTAAACTGCCGATATTCTCCGAAGAACAAATTGAACTGCAAGCGCACGGTTCGCCGGTAGGTTACCGCAACCTGTACATCCACGAAATTCCCCGTCCGAAGCCTTATGAACTAAGCGCCGCCGAAAAGAAAGAAGGCTTCAAGGTTTTATTTGATGGTACCAACATGCACGAGTGGCAAGGCAATACCACCGATTATACCATTGAGAAAGGTACTATGGCGGTTTCACCGAAACCGGGCAGCCGCGGTAATTTGTACACCAAAGAAGAATACAGCGATTTTGTTTTCCGGTTTGAGTTTCAGTTAACACCCGGCGCGAACAACGGTTTAGGTATCCGGGCTCCCATGGAAGGCGACAATGCGTACAACGGTATTGAATTACAAATTCTGGATGATGGCGCCGATATTTACAAAGCCTTAGAGAAATACCAGTATCACGGTTCGGCGTACGGCGTTTTGCCAGCCAAACGCGGCGCCTTAAAACCAGTAGGCGAATGGAACTACCAGGAAGTAATCGTACAAGGCCCTAAAATTAAAGTAATCCTGAACGGTACCACCATCCTGGACGGCGACTTAACCGAAGCCCGCAAAAACGGCACCCTAGATCATAAAGATCATCCGGGCATTCACCGCAACTCAGGTTACATTGGCTTCCTGGGCCACGGTTCAACGTTAGCTTTCCGCAACATCCGGATTAAAGATTTAAGCAAGAAAGTAGCCCTTAAATAA
- a CDS encoding YifB family Mg chelatase-like AAA ATPase yields the protein MLIKTFGSAVQGVNAYTITMEVNVTPGTKYYMVGLPDNAIKESEQRIESALKYNGYRMPRQKVVINMAPAGIRKEGSAYDLPIALGILAASDQMRGERLGEYIIMGELSLDGTLRPVKGILPIAIQARKEGFKGFVLPVQNANEAAIVNKLDIIGVENIKQAIDFFDGKVDITPLVIDTRDIFQATVNQYEADFAHVQGQENIKRALEIAAAGGHNAIMIGPPGAGKTMLAKRLPSILPPLTMQEALETTKIHSVAGKLGESASLLSTRPFRAPHHTISDVALVGGGGVPQPGEISLSHNGVLFMDELPEFKRTVLEVMRQPLEERRVSISRAKMTIDFPANFMLIASMNPCPCGYYNHPDKDCVCGPGVVQRYLNKVSGPLLDRIDLHVEVTPVTFDQMTESRKTESSEAIRERVVKARQIQEERFKDFPNIHSNAMMPSQMVKEICEINAGGKALLKTAMERLGLSARAYDRILKVSRTIADLAGTDEIKIEHLAEAIQYRSLDREGWAG from the coding sequence ATGCTCATAAAAACGTTCGGCAGCGCGGTACAAGGCGTTAATGCTTATACCATCACCATGGAAGTAAATGTAACGCCGGGTACCAAATATTACATGGTTGGTTTACCCGATAACGCCATTAAAGAAAGTGAGCAACGCATCGAATCCGCTTTAAAATACAATGGTTACCGCATGCCGCGGCAAAAAGTAGTCATCAACATGGCGCCGGCCGGTATTCGCAAAGAAGGTTCGGCTTACGATTTACCCATTGCTTTAGGGATACTGGCGGCTTCCGACCAAATGCGCGGTGAACGCTTGGGCGAGTACATTATTATGGGCGAACTTTCGTTGGATGGTACCTTACGGCCGGTGAAAGGTATTTTACCCATTGCCATACAAGCCCGCAAAGAAGGATTTAAGGGCTTTGTGCTACCGGTGCAAAACGCCAACGAAGCCGCCATAGTCAATAAACTCGACATTATCGGCGTCGAAAACATTAAACAAGCCATTGATTTCTTTGACGGTAAAGTAGACATTACGCCTTTGGTAATTGACACCCGCGATATTTTTCAGGCAACCGTAAACCAGTACGAAGCTGACTTTGCCCACGTACAAGGCCAGGAAAATATAAAACGGGCGTTGGAAATAGCCGCTGCCGGCGGACATAATGCCATCATGATCGGGCCTCCGGGAGCGGGTAAAACTATGTTGGCGAAACGCTTGCCTTCTATATTACCCCCGCTTACCATGCAGGAAGCTTTGGAAACTACCAAAATTCATTCGGTAGCGGGTAAACTCGGCGAATCCGCTTCTTTGCTTTCTACCAGGCCGTTCCGGGCGCCGCACCATACTATCTCGGATGTAGCTTTGGTGGGTGGCGGTGGTGTGCCGCAGCCCGGCGAAATTTCGCTATCGCATAACGGCGTGTTGTTTATGGATGAACTACCAGAATTTAAACGTACCGTATTGGAGGTAATGCGTCAGCCGCTCGAAGAACGCCGTGTGTCTATTTCCCGGGCCAAAATGACCATTGATTTTCCGGCTAATTTCATGCTCATCGCCAGCATGAACCCGTGCCCCTGTGGTTATTACAACCACCCCGATAAGGATTGCGTGTGCGGACCGGGCGTGGTGCAACGGTATCTAAACAAAGTAAGCGGACCGTTGCTCGACCGCATTGATTTGCACGTGGAGGTTACACCGGTAACGTTCGATCAAATGACCGAATCGCGGAAAACGGAGAGCAGCGAAGCTATTCGGGAACGGGTGGTAAAAGCCCGGCAAATTCAGGAAGAGCGTTTTAAAGATTTCCCGAATATTCATTCTAACGCTATGATGCCGTCGCAGATGGTAAAAGAAATTTGCGAGATAAACGCCGGCGGAAAAGCATTGCTCAAAACGGCGATGGAACGCTTAGGCTTGTCGGCGCGTGCCTACGACCGCATTTTAAAAGTAAGTCGCACCATTGCCGATTTAGCGGGTACCGATGAAATTAAGATTGAACATTTAGCCGAAGCCATTCAATATCGTAGCCTCGACCGCGAAGGTTGGGCTGGTTGA
- the lpcA gene encoding D-sedoheptulose 7-phosphate isomerase — MASTSDLILAELTEAHTVLTNFLKNPENFAQIEAAAELMSHAINNNHKILSCGNGGSMCDAMHFAEELSGRYRNDRRALPAISISDSSHISCVSNDYGYDFVFSRYLEALGNAGDVLLAISTSGNSGNVLKAAEVARNKGIKVVSLTGKDGGKLAALSDIEIRVPHFGFADRIQEIHIKVIHILILLIEQKVVGA, encoded by the coding sequence ATGGCTAGTACTTCTGATCTTATTTTGGCCGAACTTACGGAGGCGCACACGGTATTAACCAATTTTTTAAAAAATCCCGAAAATTTTGCTCAAATAGAAGCGGCGGCTGAGCTCATGAGCCATGCCATTAACAACAACCACAAAATTTTATCTTGCGGCAATGGTGGTTCCATGTGCGATGCCATGCATTTTGCCGAAGAATTATCGGGCCGTTATCGTAATGACCGTCGGGCTTTACCGGCCATCTCTATTTCGGATTCCAGCCATATTAGTTGCGTGAGCAACGATTACGGCTACGACTTTGTTTTTTCGCGCTACCTCGAAGCTTTAGGAAATGCCGGCGATGTATTATTAGCCATCAGCACGAGCGGCAATTCCGGTAACGTGTTAAAAGCCGCCGAAGTAGCCCGCAACAAAGGAATAAAAGTAGTTAGTTTAACAGGGAAAGACGGGGGCAAACTGGCTGCTCTCAGTGATATAGAAATACGAGTGCCGCATTTTGGCTTTGCCGACCGTATTCAGGAAATTCACATTAAAGTTATTCATATTCTGATTTTGCTGATTGAACAAAAAGTGGTTGGGGCTTAA
- a CDS encoding FkbM family methyltransferase — protein MFNYIKNKLKKYKQRRTFQEYGFKLKTFHLPDDGEIQYAQWTHPFEGEKQIDQDEVNFIKNYIKPGDFVIDIGAHTGDSTIPLALAAGSTGCVLALEPNKYVFKILEKNAALNSDKTNIIPLNFASTIKNEKLTFYYSDASFCNGGDPGLIKKNHLYPLEVEGKNLTNYLKSNYADLLPRLSFLKVDAEGFDKEIIKTVKDLLLKHKTTLLSECYVGLSPEDRFEYFELLTTMGYQLYRLDGLFSNKMTPIDNKTKMLTPKHFDFLALMK, from the coding sequence ATGTTTAATTATATAAAAAACAAATTAAAAAAATATAAACAGCGGCGTACCTTTCAGGAATATGGATTTAAGTTAAAGACGTTTCATCTTCCAGATGATGGCGAAATTCAGTATGCCCAATGGACACATCCTTTCGAAGGTGAAAAGCAAATAGATCAGGATGAGGTTAATTTTATTAAAAATTATATAAAACCTGGCGACTTCGTTATTGATATCGGAGCACATACTGGCGATAGTACCATTCCATTAGCGTTAGCGGCTGGCTCCACCGGCTGTGTTTTAGCATTAGAGCCCAATAAATACGTATTTAAAATTTTAGAAAAAAACGCTGCTCTTAATTCAGATAAAACCAATATCATTCCGCTAAACTTTGCTTCTACTATTAAAAATGAAAAGCTAACTTTTTATTATTCTGATGCTTCCTTTTGCAATGGTGGAGATCCCGGATTAATAAAAAAAAATCATCTTTATCCGTTAGAAGTAGAAGGCAAAAATTTAACAAATTACCTTAAATCAAATTATGCTGACTTATTACCTAGGTTATCATTTTTAAAAGTTGATGCCGAAGGCTTTGATAAAGAAATAATTAAAACAGTTAAAGATCTACTTTTAAAGCATAAAACCACTTTATTAAGCGAGTGCTACGTTGGTTTATCTCCGGAAGATCGGTTTGAGTATTTTGAATTGCTTACAACTATGGGGTATCAATTATACCGCTTAGACGGTTTATTTAGCAATAAAATGACTCCTATTGATAATAAGACTAAAATGCTTACCCCGAAACATTTTGACTTTTTAGCTTTAATGAAATAG
- a CDS encoding ABC transporter ATP-binding protein: MKTYFRILHFAKPFLSFVPQYSIFTILGIIFGLFNFTLLIPLLDVLFGTTSINEAQAILQKPAFSLDVEYIKKIFNYFFGQIIVNNGKIAALQFVCILIVISVFLSNLFRYLGLRAEAHVRTKIVRNIRQKVYERITQLQLGYFTNERKGDILSRLSNDVQEIETSVVSTLNVIVREPFTIIGLFIILFTMSARLTLFTMLVIPVSGFIISSITKKLRRTAILGQEALGHILSIIDETLGSVRVIKAFNAQSYILDKFTQQNNRYGQITESMWNKRSLASPISEFMGVASVAGILFYGGNLVLNKTSDLSPSQFITYIILFSQVLVPVKAISTAFSNIQRGLVSGDRVLQIIDTQPQIRDLPTAKTLPGFSDAITFNAVSFAYGNEAVLQQINLTIPKGKTIALVGPSGGGKSTLADLLPRFYDPTSGVITIDGVDIKTCTLHSLREQMGVVTQESILFNDTIFNNIAFNKTNATEAEVIAAAKIANAHEFIMQSPDGYQTTIGDRGGKLSGGQRQRISIARAILKNPPILIMDEATSALDTESEKLVQEALINLMRNRTSLVIAHRLSTIQHADEIIVLQKGSIRERGTHEQLLRQNGLYARLNQMQITTGVISL; the protein is encoded by the coding sequence ATGAAAACTTATTTCCGAATTCTTCATTTTGCCAAACCTTTTCTAAGCTTTGTACCTCAATACTCCATCTTCACAATACTTGGAATTATTTTTGGCCTTTTTAATTTTACTTTATTAATCCCCCTCCTGGATGTGCTTTTTGGTACCACTTCTATTAATGAAGCACAAGCCATCTTGCAAAAACCAGCTTTTTCGCTGGATGTGGAGTATATCAAAAAAATATTTAATTATTTTTTCGGTCAGATAATAGTAAATAACGGAAAAATTGCTGCCCTGCAATTTGTCTGTATCTTAATTGTGATTTCTGTTTTTTTATCTAACCTATTCCGTTACTTAGGGCTACGTGCCGAGGCCCATGTAAGAACCAAAATAGTAAGAAATATCCGCCAGAAAGTTTATGAACGGATTACGCAGCTGCAGCTCGGTTACTTTACCAACGAGCGAAAGGGCGATATTCTGTCGCGTTTATCCAACGACGTTCAAGAAATAGAAACGTCGGTAGTAAGTACGCTTAATGTTATTGTCCGGGAGCCATTTACTATAATTGGTTTATTTATAATTTTATTTACCATGTCGGCGCGCCTTACTTTATTCACGATGTTAGTAATACCGGTATCCGGATTTATTATTTCTTCTATTACCAAAAAACTACGCCGAACGGCTATTCTGGGGCAAGAAGCTCTGGGGCACATTTTAAGTATCATCGACGAAACTTTGGGGAGTGTTCGTGTTATTAAAGCCTTTAATGCCCAGTCTTATATTCTAGACAAGTTTACCCAGCAAAACAACCGCTATGGCCAGATTACAGAATCTATGTGGAATAAAAGAAGTTTAGCTTCGCCTATATCTGAATTTATGGGAGTTGCTTCGGTAGCGGGTATTCTTTTTTACGGCGGCAATCTGGTGTTAAATAAAACTTCTGATTTATCGCCCAGCCAATTTATAACGTATATTATCTTATTCTCGCAAGTACTGGTGCCGGTAAAAGCAATTTCTACGGCGTTTAGTAATATTCAGCGTGGTTTAGTTTCCGGAGACCGTGTTTTACAAATTATTGATACCCAACCGCAAATTCGGGATTTACCTACCGCTAAAACATTGCCCGGCTTTTCAGATGCCATTACTTTTAATGCTGTATCCTTTGCTTACGGTAACGAGGCGGTTTTACAGCAGATAAACCTTACCATCCCGAAAGGAAAAACCATTGCCCTGGTGGGCCCGTCGGGAGGTGGTAAATCTACCTTGGCCGATTTATTGCCGCGTTTCTACGATCCAACGAGCGGTGTTATTACCATTGATGGTGTCGATATTAAAACCTGTACTCTGCATTCCTTGCGCGAACAAATGGGCGTGGTTACGCAGGAATCCATTTTGTTTAACGATACTATTTTCAACAACATTGCTTTTAATAAAACCAACGCCACCGAAGCCGAAGTAATTGCCGCCGCTAAAATTGCCAATGCCCACGAATTTATTATGCAATCGCCCGATGGTTATCAAACCACTATCGGCGATCGGGGCGGTAAATTATCCGGTGGGCAGCGCCAGCGCATCAGCATTGCCCGCGCTATTTTAAAAAATCCGCCCATTTTAATCATGGACGAAGCAACCTCGGCCTTGGACACGGAATCAGAAAAATTAGTGCAGGAAGCTTTAATCAACCTCATGCGTAACCGCACTTCGCTGGTAATTGCCCACCGCTTAAGCACCATCCAGCACGCCGACGAGATTATTGTGCTGCAAAAAGGCAGTATCCGCGAACGCGGAACGCACGAACAATTGCTGCGCCAAAATGGCCTATACGCCCGCTTAAATCAAATGCAGATTACTACCGGCGTAATCTCTTTATAA
- a CDS encoding carbohydrate binding family 9 domain-containing protein, producing the protein MRIPLLTLFSILLSLQLFAQKKNASYQLPIKAASSEIKIDGVQDELAWQEAAVAKDFYMMLPMDTSFAQVPTEVRMTYDKNNIYIIATNYVTLPGPYMVESLRRDWNFGKNDNFIFFIDPFDDQTNGFSFGANAAGAQWDGIMYEGSKVDLSWDNKWVSTVKNYDDKWIFEAAIPFKTIRYKKGITNWGINFGRQDLKSTEKSAWAPVPRQFPSAALAYTGSLIWDQPPPDAGTNISLIPYALGGFSRNIAAGQKTDYRKEVGIDAKVAITSSLNLDLTVNPDFSQVDVDQQVTNLDRFELFFPERRQFFLENGDLFTNYGYTNIRPFFSRRIGLGVPIQFGARLSGRLSKNWRLGVMDMQTGAVGELGLPVQNFAVASLQRRVFARSYIGVLFINKESLNYNPGAEPTKPVYSRYNRNIGFEYNLASANNVWTGKAMVLKSFSPGKTGRDWVHAANLQYTSRAWLINWQHQYVGQNYTAEVGYVPRQGFIQINPKVGYSFFPKKGAILNHGPTVSTSHITDEKLKTTDNTSLVSYGFTFRSRSVFNIWTAYDFVKLLRPFDPTNFSGDTLARRTNHSWKSWGTDFVSKPQSIFTYSFTTRYGGYYADGTRLNLTGSLGYRFQPFVSIAAAASYNDIKLPEPWGRNKFWLIGPRLDVTMTNTLYLTTFVQYNEQIKNVNLNARLQWRYKPASDLFIVYTDNYLPTHLMVKNRALVVKFTYWWNL; encoded by the coding sequence ATGAGAATACCTCTACTCACGCTTTTTTCGATTTTACTAAGCTTACAGCTATTCGCCCAAAAAAAGAATGCATCTTACCAATTACCCATCAAGGCAGCCTCATCCGAAATTAAAATTGATGGTGTGCAAGACGAACTGGCCTGGCAGGAAGCAGCCGTGGCTAAAGATTTTTACATGATGCTGCCGATGGATACTAGCTTTGCCCAGGTACCCACCGAAGTGCGCATGACCTACGATAAAAATAACATCTACATTATTGCTACCAACTACGTTACACTGCCTGGCCCGTACATGGTAGAGTCATTGCGGCGGGACTGGAATTTTGGAAAAAACGACAATTTTATTTTTTTTATCGATCCCTTCGACGACCAGACCAATGGTTTTTCTTTTGGCGCTAACGCCGCTGGTGCCCAATGGGACGGCATTATGTACGAAGGCAGCAAAGTAGATTTAAGCTGGGACAATAAGTGGGTTTCGACTGTAAAAAACTACGACGATAAATGGATTTTTGAAGCGGCCATTCCTTTCAAAACCATTCGGTACAAAAAAGGCATTACCAACTGGGGCATTAACTTTGGCCGTCAGGATTTAAAAAGTACCGAAAAATCAGCTTGGGCGCCGGTGCCCCGGCAATTTCCAAGCGCCGCTCTAGCGTATACCGGCAGCCTGATTTGGGATCAACCACCACCCGATGCCGGCACTAATATTTCTTTAATTCCTTACGCGCTAGGTGGCTTTTCCCGGAATATTGCGGCCGGGCAAAAAACCGACTACCGCAAAGAAGTAGGCATTGATGCTAAAGTCGCGATTACCTCGTCTTTAAATTTAGACTTAACCGTAAACCCGGATTTTTCCCAAGTAGACGTGGATCAGCAAGTAACCAACCTGGACCGCTTTGAATTATTCTTCCCGGAACGGCGCCAATTCTTTCTCGAAAACGGCGATTTGTTTACGAACTACGGCTATACTAATATCCGGCCTTTTTTCTCCCGGCGCATTGGCTTAGGCGTGCCCATTCAATTCGGGGCTCGTTTAAGCGGCCGCCTGAGTAAAAACTGGCGCTTGGGGGTGATGGATATGCAAACCGGCGCAGTAGGCGAACTCGGGTTGCCGGTTCAGAACTTTGCGGTAGCTTCTTTGCAAAGGCGGGTTTTTGCCCGTTCGTATATTGGGGTGTTATTTATCAACAAAGAATCTTTGAACTACAATCCGGGAGCAGAACCTACCAAACCGGTTTACTCGCGCTATAACCGGAACATCGGTTTTGAATATAATCTTGCTTCGGCAAATAACGTCTGGACGGGGAAGGCAATGGTTTTAAAATCCTTTAGTCCGGGCAAAACCGGCCGCGATTGGGTACACGCGGCTAATTTACAGTACACCAGCCGGGCTTGGCTCATTAACTGGCAGCACCAGTACGTAGGTCAGAATTATACCGCCGAAGTAGGTTACGTGCCGCGGCAAGGTTTTATTCAGATAAATCCCAAAGTAGGTTATTCGTTTTTCCCGAAGAAAGGGGCCATCTTAAACCACGGACCAACCGTAAGCACCAGCCACATCACCGACGAAAAATTAAAAACGACCGATAATACCAGCTTGGTTTCATATGGTTTTACTTTCCGGAGCCGGAGCGTTTTTAATATCTGGACGGCCTACGATTTCGTGAAATTGCTGCGGCCATTTGACCCAACTAATTTTAGCGGCGATACCTTGGCCCGGCGTACAAACCATTCCTGGAAATCCTGGGGAACCGATTTTGTATCTAAACCGCAGAGCATTTTTACCTATTCGTTTACTACCCGGTACGGTGGCTATTATGCCGATGGTACTCGTTTGAATCTCACGGGTAGTTTAGGATACCGGTTTCAGCCTTTTGTGAGTATTGCCGCTGCTGCCAGTTATAACGATATTAAACTACCGGAGCCTTGGGGCAGAAATAAATTCTGGCTGATCGGGCCGCGCCTGGATGTAACCATGACTAATACTTTGTACTTAACCACTTTTGTGCAATACAACGAACAAATTAAAAACGTAAACTTAAACGCCCGCCTGCAATGGCGCTACAAGCCGGCTTCGGACTTATTTATCGTGTACACCGATAATTATTTGCCTACCCACTTAATGGTGAAGAACCGGGCGCTGGTGGTGAAGTTTACGTATTGGTGGAATTTGTAA